In the genome of Camelus bactrianus isolate YW-2024 breed Bactrian camel chromosome 18, ASM4877302v1, whole genome shotgun sequence, the window GAGGTGGAGATAGGGAATAGAGATGAATGAAATTCAGAATGTGGTGTTGATAACACTTGATTAGCTGTGGGGAGTGATGGAAGGCTCTCTGTTTTCTGACGTGGGGCTGAGTGGATGGAATTCCCATGCACAGCAGTGGGGCACCctcaaggaagaggaagaggtctAGGGCAGTTTATTTTGGATGCAGAGACAAGAGAAAGGTCTGAGGCATAGCTGGTTTCCCAAGCATTCACCAAAAACCAGGGCCCTGCCCTGGGGGAACTGATGAAATCCAGTGAGACAGATAAGGCAGGCCATGCCCTGGGGGAGCTCCTGCTCTGGGGTGGTAAAAACATTCAGACAGTGCTGGAGGCAGGCTGGTGCTGCACTGTTGAAAGCTTCCTGAAGAAGGTGACCTTGAGGGTTTATAGGATGGTGGCAGATGGAGAGAGAGCACAGTCTGTGCTGGGGAATGGGTAGGGAGCACGTGGGTGTGCAGGCAAGGGTGGAAGTCTGGAGCCTGGAATAAAGCTTAGATTATAGTCTGAGTCTTTGGCTTAAACTTGATAGGCAGGATTAGGAAGCTGGATGGAGGTGTGTGGTGTGATGGTCAAGGTGTGAGGTTGATCTGGAACACAATCATAGGGCAGCTCTTGATGTGGTTGGTGGGGGTGGGTTTATTTGGGGCAGAGAGCTCCCGACTCCTGTGATTGCCTTCATGGTCTTTCTCAATATCCATAGGCAACAGGACCTGTATCGAATCCTGAAGGCCTACACTATCTACCGGCCGGATGAGGGCTACTGCCAGGCCCAGGCCCCCGTGGCTGCAGTGCTGCTCATGCACATGCCTGCTGAGGTCAGCAGATGCTGGTCCTggttggggaggggctgggaggatcTTGGCCTGCAGTGGTGATGGGGGAGCTTCCTGCTCCCTGTTTCTCAGgctccatccctctctccttgttcctGCCCTTCCCAGCAAGCCTTTTGGTGCCTGGTGCAGATCTGTGACAAGTACCTCCCCGGTTACTATAGTGCAGGGCTGGTAAGTGTCTGAAGGCTGGGTGCAGTTGGGGCTGTGACTTTTCCCTAAGGCTGCAGAGTGGTCCTTGTCCTGCCTCACCCTGTGCCACTCTGTCCCTCTGCTCTGGACCTCTCCCACTGAGGTGAGGATCCCCTACCCCAAGACTAGTTCTACCCCAAGGGGGGGCCACAGCAGGCCTCACCTGATGGCTCGTCCCACTTCCAGGAGGCCATTCAGCTGGATGGAGAAATCTTTTTTGCACTGTTGCGCCGGGCCTCCCCGCTGGCACATCGGCACCTGCGACGGCAGCGCATTGACCCTGTGCTCTACATGACAGAATGGTTCATGTGCATCTTCGCCCGCACCCTGCCCTGGGCTTCAGTGCTGCGTGTCTGGGATATGTTCTTCTGTGAAGGTGATTCTGTAGCCATTTGGGCCTTGAGGGGGCTGGGGATTCCATGGTGGCTGCCAGAGAGAGGGTAGCCCGCTGACAGAAGGTACTTGGTGGGCCTACACTTCACTACAAGAAGTCTGGGGGCTGGAGAAACTGAGCCCTGGTCTTGTTGGCTTTGCCACCAGCCCATAGTTTGCTCTACCTCCCAGGAACCTGAAACCCATGGcagtttattttccttcttggGTCCTCAGTCTTCTCACCCATAAGGTTGGCTGTAGACAGGGATGGGGTCTGTGTGTTCCTCCTGATTGGGACAGGCTGAGATCCCAGGCTGATCACCCAGGCTGTCTTCTTTTTGACCCTGCAGGTGTCAAGATCATCTTCCGGGTGGCCCTGGTGCTGCTGCGGCACACGCTGGGCTCAGTGGAGAAGCTGCGTTCCTGCCAAGGCATGTATGAAACCATGGAGCAGCTGCGCAACCTGCCCCAACAGTGCATGCAGGAGGACTTCCTGGTGCATGAGGTAGGTGCTGGCCTTAGCATACCTCACACCTGCTTCAGCCCATCCCCATCGCCATCCCCATTTTCATTTTAGTACTTGTTTCTTCTCTGTCTAGGTGACCAACCTCCCAGTGACAGAAGCACTGATTGAGCGAGAGAACACAGCCCAGCTCAAGAAGTGGCGGGAAACCCGGGGCGAACTGCAGTACCGGCCCTCACGGAGACTGCATGGTTCCCGGGCAATCCATGAGGAGCGACGTCGGCAGCAGCCACCCCTGggcccttcctccagcctccttAGCCTCCCTGGCCTCAAGAGCCGAGGCTCCCGGGCCGCTGGaggcgccccctccccaccccctcctgcccGCAGGGCCAGTGCTGGGCCTGCCCCAGGGCCTGTGGTCACCGCTGAGGGACTGCGTCCATCTCTTCCTTCACCTACTGGCAACAGCACCCCACTGGCTCCCAGCAAGGAGACCCGCAGGCAGGAGAAAGAACGgcaaaaacaggaaaaggaaCGTGAGAAGGAGCGGCAGAAACAGGAGAAAGAGCGGGAGAAGCAGGAGAAGGAACGGCAGAAGCAAGAGAAGGAGCAGCAGAAGCAGGAGAAGGAGCGGCAGAAGCAGGAGAAGAAGGCCCAAGGCAAGAAGCTCTCGCTGCGTCGGAAAGCAGATgggccccctgccccccaggacGGCGGGGACAGGTCGTCAGCATCAGAGGCCCGGCAGGATGCTTACTTCTGACCTCTGCCCTGGGGCTGGACTGCATGGCCCCCTTTTTCCCTCAGCCAAGAgcaggcctggcctggggtgTTGCTCCCAACCCCCTTGGCAGGTGTCCCTCTTTCTGAGGAAAGTGGCTTGATTCCCCATTTCCTTGCCAGCTGCTGATCCCTACACAGCCAGGACAGTCAGAGTACACAGGGCAGCTGCATTTCCCTGGGGCAGCAGTGAGCAAATCTGGAGCCCCTCACCTCTAGTTAAGCCCAGCTGGGGTCTCTGTCACTTCTGCCCCAATTCCTTCTGGGGTCCCTTCCCAGGTGCTGTCCTGACTGGCCTTTTGTCACCACAGGGGTGACTCTTGGCGATGGGAGTCAGCGGTTTTCAGATTCTTACACTCCAGTCACTCCCCTTACCCATGAAGTGGAGCTgggttcctttttcccttcttgaGTCTTGCCTATCTCCCCCACTTCCTGGCTGGGGGCCAAGACTCTTCTTGCTCTACTTCTGGACATCTCTGTGTTGTAATTATGTACAGAAGACCTGGTCAGCCCAGGGTGGGGGTGTTCACTCTATCTTCTGTCCTTTGGTTCTCCCTCCACAATGTTCTTGCACTCTAGTTTATTTAAGGGGACATGCACTGGAACAGGAAATGTCCCCctcttccccaccaccaccctccttgctctccttcctcttcatctacctttctctgtattctcaggcCTCCCCTGCTTTGTCTCACCAGAACCCCCACCTTTTACCTTGTTCCCTTCCAACCCTCCAGCCCGTACCTGGGTAAGGGGTCTTCCCTTGAGCTCCAGGGGGTGGAACCCagtgtttacattttcttctgtctctgcccccaccccgtaCAGCGCTTTGAGGAACCGGAAAAGAACCTGCTGTTGTACCTGGGTCCGTCTCTTGCCTTGTTATTTGATGAAGGGGGTTAGAGTAAGTACTAGGAGGGAGGGAGTGATAGAGCCAGCCAGGATCTGGGTGTCTGTTGAAGCGGTCAGCTGGTCTTGGCCAGTAGGTACCTTTTGGCCTTTGATCCATCTCTCAGTCACTTATCAACAGGTAATGATTGAgctccacctctgcctgggatCTGCTGCCTCCATTGTCACTGGCCTCTTGGAGCCCTCTTTGCACTGCCTGCAGCACCTGGATCTCCTTCCCAAAGTGCTCATGCAACTCCTGGAAGCTGGAGAGGGGACTGAAGGTGGCTGGGAAGTCACAGTCCTCTGGGGGTGATCTTGGCCAGCTCCCTGGTACAGCTCCCGGTACTGGGCCTCCAGGGGGCGTAGCAGCACAGCCAGCCACCTCCAGCTTGCCCTAGCCAGTGCCCACAGCCAGGCTTCCAGCTCCTGGTTTTCTGCTGCCAGCTTGTAGGCCTGCCCACCTTCTACCCCTGGTGTCAGGATGGTAAAGGCATAGGGGTTCTGTGGCCCCAAGGTGTGGCTCCACTTGGTAGTTCTCTAACAGGATGAGGCTCAGGGGCATGTGGTCTGCCTGGTGTTCCAGGTAAAGAGGTTTCCCCAGAGGATGAACCAGTGGTGTTGGTAGGGGTATTTCAGGCCCCCTTTAGCAGGATGCCCTACCGGTCTGGATCCTGTGTTTTGTACCCACAGAAGAAACAGCACGGATTTTGCTTCATAGTAGTCCAATCTGGGAGGAAACTAGGGGCAAGAGAGAGGAGGGGTGGTCCATCCGGTTATGCTGGGGCCCCCCATGCTGCCCTTCTCAGGCTTTAGTTGGGTCTTTCTGGGCACAGCCTTGGCCTACTGGGATTCAGACTCAGTATCCTCAAGAGGTAGAGGTCTTGTCCGCACAACACTGAACCTAACCCTCCTAACCTCCCAAACCCAGCTCTTCCCCTTGGGCCAGATTATAAAACCTGGGTAGGGGCCACTTGGCTAGGGTCCtgcttggggggaggggggagtctgGGTATTCACTGCTGCCCTTTCCCAGGCCTACCTGAGATGAAGGCAAAGGGACTTATGGGACTTCGGTACTGGGCACAGGTCACACTGCCACCTCTCCTGTTACGGCTCTTAACCACCTCAGAAACCAGGAACTTAACGCAGGGAATAGGCGTAGGGTAAATGACTTCCCCTGGGTCCTAAAAGGAGCTGGGTTCAGAAGGTGTCCCAAGAGCCACCAGGAGAACCGAGCATCCCCTCTGGGACAAGAGCAAGGCCACACCTCAGACTAGGAGACAGCGGGCAACTGGACGCTTACAGTGGGAAGGCAGGGTTTCTAATGAGATGGTGATGGGTGCAGAGCCAGCCCTGGGGAAAAGGCGACTCAGCCCGGGAAAGGGAAACTAGGGCAGCAACCCACTGACCCTGCTGGGACTTTGCTTCTCCATCGTGATCCTGGGCTCCCCTTTAAGTAGAGTGCCCCCCACTTTCTCCTCAGCCTCTACTGCTGTAGGAGGGAATCGAGACCACTTCCGGCCGTCCTCGTCCGATCAGGGTCTAGGCGTTAATACGTCCCGTCTTCTCGCCATTGTCGCCCCACACGGCTCACGTCACTTCTGCggggggtgtgggtgtgggtgtgtctTTCCCCACTCAGTGCGTATTTCCGCTTGTTCCCGCAGTTAGTCTTAGCTCTAACCCAAGCGAAGCCACTTCCGGCCTTCCCTGGAGCCTGCCGCAGTTCTCTTCCGGGTGATGGCGGCTGAGTGCCCCGGATGTAGCCCTGGCGAaagcctctctccctttcttcccccGCCTTCCCTGGATCCTTAGGTGAGCGCGCGCCGGTGGGACTGCTGGAGTCCCCGGGGCTCTGCCGCCTCTCGAATTTGTACACAGCCCAAGACAGTTGGGGGGGGTCACCCAGCGGAGTTGGAGTTCGGCGCAGGGAGGAGCGGGGCTGCCGGGGCGCCAGGTCCTGGGCCTGCCAGGGCCCCACAGACTTCCAGGAAGCTGGGGGTGGTGGAGCGGGTGTCAGCCCGCGGAGCACCTTCGCTCCCAGGACTGCGGGGTCCGGGAATGGGGGTGGTCACGTGGAGGAACCCATCTTTCGTTCAGGGTGGGAGTGCCCATGGGGAGCTCCTCCGCGCGTTCGCCTCTCCGTCCCCGCAACTGCAACTCTTCCGGATGCCAGACTGGTGCCTCCTGGCTGCCAGCTCCCCTTATGGCCCTTGATTCTGTGTTCCCTCCTGTCCCTAACTAGATCTAGTAACGATCAGGTGAAAGATTTGTTGTGCAGGGAGCCCTCTCGCGGTAAGTATTGTGCTCACCAAGTTCCCCTAATCTTCACCCTTTCCCTCGGCTCAGCTTGGGGAAGGCCCCTCTATCCAGTCATGCCAAAGAGGAAAGTGACCTTCCAAGGCGTGGGAGATGAGGATGATGAGGATGAAATCAGCGTCCCCAAGAAGAAGGTGAGGGGGCCAGACTCCTGCGTTCTGGGGAAGAGTGAGGGGAGAAAAATAGGAGCTAGAAGCTAGCAGAGAAACCTGGAGGGACAAAGAAAGGGTGGAAGGGGCTAGCGTTTCCATGCGCTGTGAGAAATGGGTTTGAAAGATTTTCAGTTTGAGTCAGAACCTAGGATATTTGGGGCTAATAGCCAGTAACCTACATCTCTCTCGACTTCTGGCTCCTGCTTACAGTTGGTGGATCctgtggctggggcagggggtcCTGGGAGCCGCTTCAAAGGCAAACACTCTTTGGACAGCGATgaggaagatgatgatgatgaagggtCTAGCAAATATGACATCCTGGCCTCAGAGGATGTAGAaggtgagttatacccaagaatTGACTTTCTACTAGAGGAATAAATAGATGCTCCTGTGGTTGTGGAGCACTGGAGGCTCCTGTCTCTTTTGCACACCTAGCATGGGACTCCTGTGTTTTGGGTGCAGGTCAGGAAGCAGCCACGCTCCCCAGTGAGGGAGGTGTGCGGATCACACCCTTCAACCtgcaggaggagatggaggaaggcCACTTTGATGCTGATGGCAACTATTTCCTGAACCGGGATGCTCAGATCCGAGACAGCTGGCTGGACAACATTGACTGGGTGAGGTCCAGGGGCTGGCATGGCTGGGCCTGGAGGTGGCAAGTGCTGTTGGGCCTGGAATCTGAGACAGTTTGTCAGAAATAAAACTCTCCTATTTTCGCATTACAGGTAAAGATCAGGGAGCGGCCACCTGATCAGCACCCACCATCAGACTCAGAGGAGGAGGACAGTCTGGGCCAGACACCATTGAGCACCCAAGCCCTCCTGGAGGGCCTTCTGGAGCTGCTGTTGCCAAGAGAGACAGTGGCTGGGGCACTGAGGCGTCTAGGGGCCCGAGGAGGAAGCAAAGGGGGCAGCAAGGGGCTGGGGCGGCCCAGTTCCCCTCAGCGCCTAGACCGGCTCTCTGGGTTGGCCGACCAGATGGTGGCCCAGGGTAACCTCGGAGTATATCAAGAGACAAGGGAACGGTTGGCTATGCGGCTGAAGGGATTGGGGTGTCGGACCCAGGGACCTCCTGACCCCACACCACCACCCTCTCTGGACATGTTTGCTGAAGAAGTGGCAGAGGGCGAGCTGGAGACCCCAACCCCTACCCAGAGAGGAGGTAAGATTGTAGGGCAAAGGAGGGGTGTTGTGGGCAGGGGGCAGGCCACTTGAGGCCCCTGTGGCTTTGCTTGTTATTTTAGAAGCAGAGTCTTCTGGAGATGGTCTGGCGGATGTGATGTGGGAATATAAGTGGGAGAACACGGGGGATGCTGAGCTGTACGGGCCCTTCACCAGCACCCAAATGCAGGTAAGCTCCTTTCTACTCCATTTTGCCTCTTCTCTACCTCTCTCCACTCCGTCAGTCCTGCCCTAGCTCTGCCCTCTCTTCCTGCAGACTTGGGTGAATGAAGGCTACTTCCCAGATGGTGTTTATTGCCGGAAGCTGGACCCTCCTGATGGACAGTTCTACAACTCCAAACGTATTGACTTTGACCTCTACACCTGAACCTGATGAGGGCCCAGTTTGGTGGCCCCTTCTTTCCTGGACTTTGTGGAAGAGGCCCTGGCTGCCTCAGGCAGTGAGGATATTGGGGGCCAGTTTTCAGTCAACTTCCTTTTCCCAATAAAGGCCTTTAGTTGTGTATTAGGGCCTTGACTTTGCTGATGGCCAGAAGCTGGCCTTTCTCCACCGCTCTTTTGGACTTGTCTTGGTCCTTGAGTGTTTCCTCTCATGAAGTTCCTCCTTGGGAGTTCCTCTCTAGTCTGTTGAACCACCTCACATTGTTTATTACTCCTAAGGGTGGAGCTGGGGCCTGTCAGGTGTCCTGTGGCCTCTCAATCTGGATTGTGTTCACCATCTAAAAAATTCCTTCACTTACATGCTGTTCTCCAGAGTCCTCTGGGGGTTCCTGTTATGTTGCTTTTAGGTCTTTGGCTTTTAGGGCCTCAGATTTTCTGCTTTGCAGCCAGTACAGGTTAGAGTCCCAGAATTGAAGATTTTAGGCCTGGAAGCACTGGTACATCTGTTGAGGGTGAGCAGGAAGATTGGTACTTACTGGCCCCCACTGTCTTGAGCTCTTTAGATGTTGGGCAGAAGTGTCCTCTTACATAAAGTCCAGATTCAGTGTTGGCACTTGAATGGACCTTTCACGGCCACCTGCACCAGTCATGCATTgtagaggcacagagaagggtaGCATCTCACTGCAGGTTACACAGTGAATCAGAGTGCTGGCCCAGACCTTTCCTGGCACCAGGCCTTTTCTGCCTGGCCTTGGAGGCCCTGCCGCTTACATTTCCTGGGCTCCCACAATTTGCCTGGCACGGGACTAGTGCTTTGAGGGAACTGAGATAACTGTCTGGTCTCCTTCAAGGAATTCAGAGTCTGGGCAGGTAGGGAGGAAGATGGATAGGTTTGATTGTATGTCTTAACACCTTCCACCTACTGGCAGTGCTGCCTCATGCCTCTCACTCACACCAAGTTAGTTCTCTGCCTAGGCTCTCTATTGGAATCTCATGGGGAGCTGTAACATTACTCCTCACAGATTTGGAATGAATTGGTCTAGGTAATGGCCTGGTGGTTGGATCTTTTAAAAGTTCCCAGGTGTTTCCCATGTGCAGCCAGGTAGCAGACGACTGGGCCTGACTTCCATGACTGAGATTACACCTGGGGAGAGAGGCCGGATCCTGAACTCTGCTCCAGGAGAGCTAAGCATGTGCATGGACTGGGGCTTTGGTGGAGTCTGTTAGTTGCAGGAGAGTTGAGCACCAGAGCCCTGGGGCAAATGGGAGTCCCGGGGGGAAGGAGCCAGTCTCGGAACTAGGAAAGACTTGGGGGCGAGTGGAATACTTGATGCTCCAATGAGGCATCCAACTTCCATAATAATTAGGCCCACTCTAGTGCCAGCCCAGACCTGGATTTCCTTGACTTCAAGATGCCTTCAGTTTTAAGATGTCTTACTTTGTGTCATTGTGAAAGAA includes:
- the CD2BP2 gene encoding CD2 antigen cytoplasmic tail-binding protein 2, whose protein sequence is MPKRKVTFQGVGDEDDEDEISVPKKKLVDPVAGAGGPGSRFKGKHSLDSDEEDDDDEGSSKYDILASEDVEGQEAATLPSEGGVRITPFNLQEEMEEGHFDADGNYFLNRDAQIRDSWLDNIDWVKIRERPPDQHPPSDSEEEDSLGQTPLSTQALLEGLLELLLPRETVAGALRRLGARGGSKGGSKGLGRPSSPQRLDRLSGLADQMVAQGNLGVYQETRERLAMRLKGLGCRTQGPPDPTPPPSLDMFAEEVAEGELETPTPTQRGEAESSGDGLADVMWEYKWENTGDAELYGPFTSTQMQTWVNEGYFPDGVYCRKLDPPDGQFYNSKRIDFDLYT